In Mangrovibacterium diazotrophicum, one genomic interval encodes:
- a CDS encoding DUF3575 domain-containing protein, translated as MKTKTVNRKCFIFLFLLLTLVAVSFSLSAQNISETAKGDTIRKEKTFKQSINLCPIAPAFGIFSINYERLLTNHHGLMIRADYESVPNNYSEANINVSGKAAILNYRYHVKGGLQSCFIGAFSRYRIYNGDGNLNETDFDFKLSEVTIGLNAGKRWILKNGLNLNMALGYGVFMDHLNTKNTSPDVLESISQFQKEYDLYNGFFGELSIGYAF; from the coding sequence ATGAAAACAAAAACTGTCAATCGAAAATGCTTTATCTTTTTATTTCTTCTTTTAACGTTAGTCGCTGTTAGCTTTTCACTCAGCGCACAGAACATTTCAGAAACCGCTAAAGGCGATACAATCCGGAAGGAGAAAACCTTCAAACAATCGATCAACCTTTGTCCGATTGCTCCCGCCTTTGGGATCTTTTCAATCAACTACGAGCGCCTGTTAACAAACCATCACGGGTTGATGATTCGGGCCGACTATGAATCTGTTCCGAACAACTATTCTGAAGCGAATATCAATGTTAGCGGTAAGGCAGCCATCCTCAATTATCGCTACCACGTGAAAGGAGGCCTTCAATCTTGTTTTATCGGTGCTTTTTCGCGCTACCGCATTTATAATGGGGACGGTAATTTAAACGAAACTGATTTCGATTTCAAGCTCTCGGAAGTTACCATCGGACTAAATGCCGGCAAACGCTGGATCCTGAAAAACGGGCTAAATCTCAACATGGCTCTTGGCTACGGGGTTTTCATGGATCACCTAAACACCAAAAACACGTCACCCGACGTATTGGAATCAATCAGTCAATT